In Penaeus monodon isolate SGIC_2016 chromosome 7, NSTDA_Pmon_1, whole genome shotgun sequence, the following are encoded in one genomic region:
- the LOC119575333 gene encoding zinc finger protein OZF-like: MDEEHCDEHSVLLHDKTPERIKIKVENNMDFGDENYQEIDKEIKEIDCIYIKVENDKNNEGECSASEESRHSDNVVENNSAFEGKTENICIYEKNNIYIKIENDVDIKDEVPYSEDIEGFNKTGRNNFDDCEYENKELMNEDPLLPLPCENEDCDEIYTAKSNQGMHKRVYMKGKPYSCDVCNKSFARKDHLVNHIRLHTKEKPYCCEVCSKAFSERGTLVKHMRIHTKEKPFSCEVCSKPFSEKGHLSRHMSVHIKEKTFICEICSMDFSRKDYLISHMRVHTREKPFKCEICSRTFARKDHLVTHTRLHTREKPYSCKTCNKTFSDKGHQMKHMRIHTKEKPHCCSVCGKAFSEKGHLVRHIRVHTKEKPYSCEVCQKAFSVKSILVKHRRIHVKKS; the protein is encoded by the coding sequence ATGGATGAAGAACACTGTGATGAACACAGTGTATTGCTGCATGACAAGACACCTGAAAGAATTAAAATTAAGGTAGAAAACAATATGGACTTTGGTGATGAGAATTaccaagaaatagataaagaaattaaggaaattgattgtatctatataaaagtggaaaatgacaaaaataacgaaGGTGAATGTTCAGCATCTGAAGAAAGTAGACATAGTGACAATGTAGTTGAAAATAACAGTGCTTTTGAAGGGAAAACTGAAAATATttgcatttatgaaaaaaataatatctatataaagattGAAAATGATGTAGATATCAAAGATGAGGTTCCATATTCTGAAGATATTGAAGGTTTTAACAAAACAGGTagaaataattttgatgattgtgaatatgaaaataagGAACTTATGAATGAAGATCCTTTATTACCACTCCCATGTGAGAATGAGGATTGTGATGAAATATACACAGCAAAAAGTAATCAGGGGATGCACAAAAGAGTGTACATGAAAGGGAAGCCTTATAGCTGTGATGTATGTAATAAGTCATTTGCCAGAAAGGATCATCTAGTGAATCATATTCGATTACATACCAAGGAAAAGCCTTATTGTTGTGAAGTATGCAGCAAAGCATTCTCTGAGAGAGGCACCTTAGTGAAACACATGCGAATACACACTAAAGAGAAGCCTTTCAGTTGTGAAGTATGTAGCAAACCATTCTCAGAGAAAGGGCATCTCTCAAGACACATGAGtgtacatataaaagaaaagactTTTATTTGTGAGATATGTAGCATGGACTTCTCACGGAAAGATTATTTAATAAGccatatgagagtgcatacaagGGAGAAGCCTTTTAAGTGTGAAATATGTAGCAGGACTTTTGCAAGGAAGGATCATCTTGTGACGCATACCAGGCTGCATACAAGGGAAAAACCATATAGTTGTAAAACATGCAACAAGACTTTCTCTGATAAAGGACATCAAATGAAacacatgcgtatacatacaaaggagaagcctcaTTGCTGCAGTGTATGTGGTAAAGCTTTCTCTGAGAAAGGACATCTAGTCAGACACatcagagtacatacaaaagaaaagccTTACAGTTGTGAGGTTTGTCAAAAGGCATTCTCTGTGAAAAGTATTCTAGTGAAACACAGGAGAATACATGTAAAGAAATCTTAA
- the LOC119575332 gene encoding protein ALP1-like, with amino-acid sequence MRKMFALVKLIAHMLKVKMVQTSLTSVHFLKKQKNLDEMINFNDFDVEVKHENNTCHNNENTVFIKLEDNKDDYSFYEETESFDDGPTEQNGSIYVDRKETTTKDSLLLTPYGTEESRKIQCTNSDLTMQMKTHTAVTDRVVYSNEKPCKCEICAKKKSGGGILRKHIKQHFNEKLFSNEVWSKEFARKDNLVTQIRRQTNEKPHRCEVCRKEFSNRDSLVTHRRLHTKEKSIAIPPAPRHGPVCAQQHKVMDRRQQLKVLYLLYLRKKKRHRRIHWIHPINEQRAFAALYKELRSDHVKFFEYFCMSMNTFDVLLQCLHLHLQHENTKMRDAIPPVERLAVTIRYLASGHTFTDLHYTFRMGISTISGIVNSVCQTIWAVLQEKCIPKPSLQQLQGIAEGFEKKAYFPHCIGAVDGKQIRTSKSQGSGSVQSNYKDCFSVVLMAVADSDYRFTFVDVGAYGNACDSSIFKNTSFWKSIDENELPLPEPKPLPGSYHACVPYVIVGDEAFGLHSNLMRPFGGKQLSIAKRVFNYRLNKARLYIEHAFGILSNKWRILHRPLNVSLELAVNIVKACCILHNFLQDRERYNFEDTVTIIGLDDLPRALSVRSGTPANLIRNAFTDYFMSKTGSLSWQFSKI; translated from the exons ATGAGAAAGATGTTTGCATTAGTCAAACTAATAGCACACATGTTAAAAGTGAAGATGGTACAGACATCATTGACAAGTGTACATTTtctgaagaaacagaaaaacttggatgaaatgataaattttaatgacTTTGATGTAGAAGTGAAGCATGAGAATAATACttgccataataatgaaaatactgtcTTTATTAAGCTTGAAGACAATAAGGATGACTATTCATTTTATGAAGAAACTGAAAGTTTTGATGATGGACCAACTGAACAGAATGGTTCCATATATGTTGACAGGAAGGAAACTACAACTAAAGATTCATTGTTACTGACACCCTATGGGACTGAGGAGTCTAGGAAAATCCAGTGTACAAATAGTGATTTGACAATGCAGATGAAAACACATACAGCAGTTACAGACAGAGTTGTATATTCAAATGAGAAACCTTGTAAGTGTGAgatatgtgcaaaaaaaaaatctggagggGGTATTTTAAGAAAACATATCAAGCAACATTTTAATGAGAAGCTTTTCAGCAATGAGGTATGGAGTAAAGAATTTGCAAGGAAAGATAATCTAGTAACTCAAATAAGAAGACAGACGAATGAAAAACCACACAGATGTGAAGTATGCCGTAAAGAATTCTCAAACAGAGATAGTTTAGTAACACACAGGAGACTTCATACAAAGGAGAAATCTATTGCAATACCTCCAGCTCCTAGACATGGCCCAGTGTGTGCCCAGCAACACAAAGTGATGGATCGCAGGCAGCAACTGAAAGTCCTTTACCTCTTGtatttaaggaaaaagaaaaggcatcGCAGAATCCACTGGATTCACCCAATCAATGAACAGAGAGCATTTGCAGCACTGTATAAAGAATTAAGAAGTGATCATGTAAAGTTCTTTGAGTATTTTTGTATGTCCATGAACACTTTTGATGTTCTCCTACAATGCTTACATCTCCATCTACAGCATGAAAACACCAAAATGAGAGATGCTATTCCACCAGTAGAGAGATTAGCAGTCACCATTAG GTACCTAGCAAGTGGCCATACATTTACAGACTTGCACTATACCTTCAGGATGGGAATATCTACTATATCTGGCATTGTGAATTCTGTATGTCAGACTATATGGGCTGTTCTTCAGGAAAAATGCATACCAAAGCCTTCACTACAGCAGCTGCAGGGAATAGCTGAAGGCTTTGAGAAGAAAGCATATTTCCCACATTGCATTGGTGCTGTGGATGGTAAACAGATAAGGACTTCCAAATCTCAAGGAAGTGGTTCAGTGCAGTCCAACTACAAAGACTGTTTTTCTGTTGTACTGATGGCAGTAGCAGATTCTGATTATCGTTTCACTTTTGTGGATGTTGGTGCTTATGGAAATGCTTGTGATTCATCTATTTTCAAAAATACTTCTTTCTGGAAAAGTATTGATGAAAATGAACTTCCTTTGCCTGAGCCTAAGCCTCTGCCAGGTTCATACCATGCATGTGTGCCTTATGTCATTGTGGGTGATGAAGCATTTGGTCTACACTCTAACTTGATGAGACCCTTTGGTGGCAAGCAATTAAGTATTGCAAAGAGAGTCTTCAACTACCGCTTGAATAAAGCAAGATTGTATATAGAACATGCCTTTGGTATTTTAAGTAATAAGTGGAGAATATTACATCGTCCTCTTAATGTGTCACTGGAACTTGCAGTAAATATTGTTAAAGCTTGTTGCATTCTACACAATTTTTTGCAAGACCGAGAGAGATATAATTTTGAAGATACAGTAACAATAATTGGGTTAGATGATCTTCCTCGTGCATTATCAGTGCGATCTGGTACTCCTGCCAATTTAATCAGAAATGCATTTACAGACTATTTCATGAGTAAAACTGGATCTTTGTCATGGCAGTTCTCAAAAATATAA